One stretch of Filifactor alocis ATCC 35896 DNA includes these proteins:
- the fabD gene encoding ACP S-malonyltransferase encodes MKLAILYGGQGSQQIGMGKSLYDHFEQAKVFYDQYADIRELSFHSDLETLSKTQHTQPCMVAFDIVMTDILQQEGIVPDMTAGLSIGEYGALYGAKVLSQKDVMKIAQVRGKAMEEALVGKDTMMCAVLKMEEEEILSYCKKYSTRDRKIEITNFNTVGQIVIGGDREQMMKLMEEVKENKSGKMIPLNVSGAFHTSYMKPAGNVLQGLFEQMEFDMPNIPIVWNVNGEISQKNDDIKQIMVQQVQQSVHFYQSIQKMIEEGMDTFIEIGFGNVLQGFIRKISKDSVVLPCFDYDSLQKTIEYVKKG; translated from the coding sequence ATGAAACTTGCAATTTTATATGGAGGACAGGGAAGTCAACAGATAGGAATGGGAAAAAGTTTGTATGATCATTTTGAGCAGGCAAAAGTATTTTATGATCAATATGCAGACATCAGAGAGTTGTCATTTCATTCCGATTTGGAGACATTGTCTAAGACACAACATACGCAACCTTGTATGGTAGCATTTGATATCGTGATGACAGATATTTTGCAGCAGGAAGGAATTGTTCCTGATATGACGGCAGGACTCAGCATAGGAGAGTATGGAGCATTGTATGGTGCGAAAGTTCTTTCTCAAAAAGATGTGATGAAGATTGCTCAAGTGCGTGGCAAAGCGATGGAAGAAGCGTTGGTTGGCAAAGATACGATGATGTGTGCAGTGTTAAAAATGGAAGAAGAAGAAATTTTATCCTATTGCAAAAAATATTCTACAAGAGACAGAAAGATAGAAATTACCAACTTTAATACAGTCGGTCAAATCGTCATCGGTGGAGACAGAGAGCAAATGATGAAACTGATGGAAGAAGTCAAAGAGAATAAATCCGGTAAGATGATTCCACTGAATGTGAGCGGAGCATTCCATACATCTTATATGAAACCTGCCGGTAACGTGTTACAAGGATTGTTTGAACAGATGGAGTTTGATATGCCGAACATACCGATTGTATGGAATGTAAACGGAGAAATTTCACAAAAAAATGATGATATCAAACAAATTATGGTACAGCAAGTACAACAGAGTGTTCATTTTTATCAATCCATTCAAAAAATGATAGAAGAAGGAATGGATACCTTTATTGAAATTGGATTTGGAAATGTGTTGCAAGGATTTATTCGAAAAATTTCAAAAGACAGTGTCGTACTTCCTTGTTTTGATTATGACAGTTTACAGAAGACCATAGAGTATGTAAAGAAAGGATAG